The following coding sequences lie in one Nitrospirota bacterium genomic window:
- a CDS encoding amidohydrolase, whose amino-acid sequence MSRIKKIVSDGLFEWMRNIRREIHRSPEVGFNEEKTAELIAGCLKKLGIPCKTGVAQTGIVAKLTINENAPTVALRADMDALPVFEETGLPFSSQVPGLMHACGHDGHVAILLGAAAVLKKDPPDGNVIFIFQPAEENEGGAKPMIEEGVLDGVDMIFGGHIETHHHVGEIGIKTGLHTSFTDGFEIKITGKGGHAARPHEAVDAVIIASQLVMNLQTIISREIDPLHPAVITVGYVKAGTVHNAIAEKAVLKGTIRTTDESIRTLVIDKVRKMASSFSFLHDAEVQVVLKPGYPPVINEERAYEFAWHVAEEVVGKKNMIAIPFPTLGGEDFAYYLQKVPGCFVRFGGAIKGNEHVPSHSPRFDFDEEVLRVGAAYLSELVRYSITKLRKDK is encoded by the coding sequence ATGAGCAGGATTAAGAAAATAGTCAGCGATGGGCTTTTTGAGTGGATGAGAAATATAAGGCGGGAGATACACCGCTCTCCTGAAGTGGGATTTAATGAAGAAAAGACCGCTGAGCTTATTGCCGGCTGCCTGAAGAAACTCGGAATCCCCTGTAAAACAGGCGTTGCGCAGACGGGCATAGTCGCGAAATTAACAATTAATGAAAACGCGCCGACTGTCGCGCTGAGGGCTGACATGGATGCCCTGCCTGTGTTTGAGGAAACAGGCCTTCCATTTTCTTCACAAGTCCCCGGGCTTATGCATGCCTGCGGGCATGACGGCCATGTTGCCATTTTATTAGGCGCGGCTGCTGTGTTAAAGAAAGATCCTCCTGACGGAAATGTCATTTTTATTTTTCAGCCTGCCGAGGAAAACGAAGGCGGGGCCAAGCCTATGATAGAAGAAGGCGTCCTTGATGGAGTCGATATGATCTTCGGAGGACATATCGAGACACACCATCACGTCGGCGAAATTGGAATAAAAACAGGACTGCATACATCATTTACCGACGGCTTTGAAATAAAGATCACCGGCAAGGGCGGACATGCCGCAAGGCCCCATGAGGCCGTTGACGCCGTTATAATCGCAAGCCAGCTTGTGATGAATTTACAGACGATCATCTCAAGGGAAATTGATCCCCTTCATCCCGCGGTGATAACGGTCGGATATGTCAAGGCGGGGACCGTTCATAACGCGATCGCGGAAAAGGCGGTCCTGAAAGGCACGATAAGGACAACGGATGAGTCGATAAGGACGCTGGTGATCGATAAGGTCAGGAAAATGGCGTCCTCTTTTTCATTTCTTCATGATGCGGAGGTACAGGTCGTGCTCAAGCCGGGGTATCCTCCGGTGATAAACGAAGAGAGGGCGTATGAGTTTGCATGGCATGTGGCTGAGGAAGTTGTCGGGAAGAAGAACATGATCGCCATCCCTTTTCCAACTCTCGGGGGCGAAGACTTTGCGTATTACCTGCAAAAAGTGCCAGGCTGTTTTGTCAGGTTCGGAGGCGCGATAAAAGGGAATGAGCATGTCCCCTCCCACAGCCCGAGGTTTGATTTTGACGAAGAAGTCCTCAGGGTCGGCGCCGCATATCTTTCCGAACTCGTCAGGTATTCAATAACCAAATTGCGTAAAGATAAATAA
- a CDS encoding YggU family protein, producing the protein MSKSKPNPKNELTLKIKVEPRSSRAGIVGPYGDALKVKLTAPPVEGKANKELINLLAKEYGIAKKDVEIISGESSKNKIVKLHGVSQRGISNEQD; encoded by the coding sequence ATGAGTAAATCAAAACCAAATCCAAAAAATGAACTGACGCTGAAGATCAAGGTGGAGCCGCGCTCGTCCCGTGCGGGGATAGTCGGCCCGTACGGAGACGCATTGAAGGTCAAATTGACTGCGCCGCCCGTTGAAGGCAAGGCAAACAAGGAGCTTATAAATCTTCTTGCAAAGGAATACGGGATCGCCAAAAAGGACGTTGAGATAATCTCAGGGGAGAGTTCAAAGAATAAAATCGTAAAGCTTCATGGCGTGAGTCAAAGAGGTATTTCAAATGAGCAGGATTAA
- a CDS encoding PAS domain S-box protein, which translates to MKIRDTLKFSAGSNITIFGFILIILVWIFEAAVHSFILKEGAFLEQLLFPDMHEMWMRLLISSLLAGFIVYVQMAFNRQLKIKKDMLAEIKKTNDERAKTESVIASVGDGLCLMDSNCRITYQNKIHEDIFGKQIGNYCYKLYKGEPTCKECPVYNTFNDGDINTTVKTATIDAEQMYFEITSSPMKNAAGEITAAIEIVRNVTERKWAEEAIVASEMRFRATFAEAAIGMALVNMDGCPLVSNSALQNMLGYSWKELCNMVLKGLTHPDDADADRRLYEELMAGKRNSYQIEKRYIRKDGQLLWGHLTISLVRGPEGNPQFAVAMIEDISDRKKMEGLLIEIEEKERQRIGQDLHDGLGQLLTGIAFKLRGLGRKLERNSSAGVVDAAEISVLVDDAKVLVGQIAKGLSPVETEHDGFISALEQLAVNTYRMFGIDCVFLCDSPVSVQNKTAVTQLYRIAQEAVTNAAKHGKPEHISISLSEENGKVSMTIKNDGAGIPDMSGKQDGMGLKIMKYRANLINASLEIKRDVTGGTIVKCLLSE; encoded by the coding sequence ATGAAAATCAGGGACACTTTAAAATTCTCAGCCGGCAGCAACATAACAATATTCGGCTTCATCCTTATAATTCTTGTATGGATATTTGAGGCCGCTGTGCACTCCTTCATACTTAAGGAAGGCGCCTTTTTGGAACAACTGCTATTCCCTGATATGCATGAGATGTGGATGCGTCTGTTGATCTCTTCCCTTTTAGCAGGTTTTATTGTCTACGTACAAATGGCCTTTAACAGGCAGCTAAAGATAAAGAAAGATATGCTGGCAGAGATTAAAAAGACAAACGATGAAAGGGCAAAGACGGAATCAGTTATCGCAAGCGTGGGCGACGGCTTATGCCTGATGGATTCGAATTGCAGGATCACATATCAGAACAAGATCCATGAAGATATCTTCGGGAAGCAGATCGGCAATTACTGTTACAAGCTGTATAAGGGTGAGCCGACCTGCAAAGAGTGTCCCGTTTACAATACCTTCAATGACGGCGATATTAACACAACGGTAAAAACGGCGACCATTGATGCGGAACAGATGTACTTTGAGATCACGTCTTCGCCGATGAAAAATGCGGCCGGGGAAATAACAGCGGCCATTGAGATTGTCAGGAATGTAACAGAACGAAAATGGGCGGAAGAAGCGATTGTCGCGAGCGAGATGCGGTTCCGGGCGACCTTTGCCGAAGCGGCCATCGGGATGGCGCTTGTTAACATGGACGGCTGTCCCTTAGTTAGCAATTCCGCCCTGCAAAACATGTTAGGGTACAGTTGGAAGGAGCTTTGCAATATGGTCTTAAAGGGGCTTACCCATCCGGACGACGCAGATGCCGACAGGCGACTTTACGAGGAATTGATGGCCGGCAAGCGCAACTCCTACCAGATAGAGAAGCGTTACATCCGCAAGGACGGACAACTGCTCTGGGGGCACCTGACCATCTCCCTGGTCCGTGGTCCGGAGGGCAATCCCCAGTTTGCCGTAGCTATGATTGAAGATATATCCGACCGCAAAAAAATGGAGGGCCTGCTTATAGAGATTGAAGAAAAGGAACGCCAGCGTATAGGCCAGGATTTACACGACGGGCTGGGGCAGCTTCTTACAGGCATTGCCTTTAAACTCAGGGGGCTTGGGCGCAAGCTTGAGAGAAACTCTTCTGCGGGGGTTGTGGATGCCGCGGAGATATCCGTTCTCGTAGACGACGCCAAGGTGCTGGTGGGCCAGATCGCAAAAGGGCTTTCCCCGGTTGAAACGGAGCATGACGGCTTCATAAGCGCGCTTGAGCAGTTGGCTGTTAATACCTACAGGATGTTCGGGATAGATTGCGTCTTCTTGTGCGACAGCCCGGTCTCCGTACAGAATAAAACAGCAGTCACTCAATTATACCGTATTGCCCAGGAGGCTGTGACCAATGCGGCCAAACACGGTAAGCCGGAACACATCTCCATTTCCCTTTCGGAAGAAAACGGCAAGGTCTCAATGACGATAAAAAATGACGGCGCGGGGATCCCTGATATGTCGGGAAAACAAGACGGCATGGGATTAAAGATAATGAAATACCGCGCTAACCTCATTAACGCCTCGCTTGAAATTAAGCGGGATGTCACCGGCGGCACAATCGTGAAGTGCCTCCTGTCCGAATAG
- a CDS encoding chemotaxis protein CheD — translation MKLPETKNQLHIRIKPGEYLASRQSVIISTVLGSCVAACLYDPVQKVIGMNHFLLSNRRYARNMPYYVTEAGRYGIHAMEILINEMLKLGARRENLRAKAFGGASLFQPSGEAGNFFCVGEVNSKFIREFLETEGVPLVTSDLGGDRGRAIHFHYDDFSVYVRKIQKTVNKKLGLKEKQFWQRSMEIQEQKAVESDIWLSDM, via the coding sequence ATGAAATTACCGGAAACAAAAAACCAGTTGCACATCAGGATCAAACCTGGCGAATATCTCGCTTCCAGGCAGAGCGTAATTATCTCGACAGTGTTGGGCTCATGTGTAGCCGCGTGTTTATATGACCCGGTGCAAAAGGTCATAGGGATGAACCATTTCCTCCTGAGCAACAGGCGTTACGCCAGGAATATGCCGTATTATGTTACAGAAGCGGGCAGATACGGAATTCACGCCATGGAAATCCTTATCAATGAAATGCTGAAGCTCGGTGCGAGACGCGAAAATCTTCGTGCCAAGGCCTTCGGCGGGGCGTCATTATTTCAACCTTCAGGTGAGGCAGGAAATTTCTTTTGCGTAGGAGAAGTAAACTCTAAGTTTATCCGGGAATTCCTGGAGACAGAGGGGGTCCCGCTGGTGACCTCGGACCTCGGCGGGGACAGGGGCAGGGCCATTCATTTTCACTATGATGATTTTTCCGTTTACGTAAGAAAAATACAGAAGACCGTCAACAAAAAACTGGGCCTGAAGGAAAAACAGTTCTGGCAAAGGAGCATGGAGATACAGGAGCAGAAAGCAGTTGAATCCGATATCTGGCTTTCTGACATGTAA